The Tenrec ecaudatus isolate mTenEca1 chromosome 6, mTenEca1.hap1, whole genome shotgun sequence genome has a window encoding:
- the BCL2L14 gene encoding apoptosis facilitator Bcl-2-like protein 14: protein MCTARECDMEEIPLDEDESSSLEFKILAYYARHHVFKSTSPAFSPKLLRTRSLSQKGLGSWSVSDPWRIQLPKTSRSSQSTEKHFAKKKFSWIPSLGGGPEKEEDALEPRAQGSPRAVESPGGGFLRSPRWCAPRSRVEHLTEPEAVNPKVVSIANRVAEIVHSWPPPEDSHAQGGSSRFSGAFVWEGPTCPKAPERQSRGASAKKDGEDQIIAKIVELLKYSGDQLERELRRDKVLMNTFQDGLTYSVFRTITDQFLKAVDTRGESEVKAQGFKAALAIDVAAKLTAVDNHPMNRVLGFGTKYLKENFTPWVQQHGGWETILGVPREEID, encoded by the exons ATGTGCACAGCCCGTGAATGCGACATGGAAGAAATCCCCCTGGATGAGGACGAGTCCAGCAGCCTCGAGTTCAAAATCCTGGCCTACTACGCCAGACACCACGTCTTCAAGAGCACCTCGCCCGCCTTCTCGCCAAAGCTGCTGAGGACGCGAAGCTTGTCCCAGAAAGGCCTGGGCAGTTGGTCAGTCAGCGACCCGTGGAGGATCCAGTTGCCCAAGACGTCCCGGAGCTCCCAATCCACTGAGAAGCACTTCGCCAAGAAAAAGTTTTCTTGGATACCGTCCCTTGGAGGGGGCCCTGAGAAGGAGGAAGATGCCCTGGAGCCCCGGGCTCAGGGCAGTCCGCGGGCCGTGGAGAGTCCGGGCGGCGGCTTCCTCCGCAGTCCGCGCTGGTGCGCCCCGCGCTCCCGGGTGGAGCACCTCACCGAGCCAGAAG CTGTGAACCCCAAAGTCGTTTCCATTGCCAACCGAGTTGCTGAAATTGTGCATTCCTGGCCACCTCCGGAAGACAGCCACGCACAGGGAGGCAGCTCCAGGTTCTCAGGGGCTTTTGTGTGGGAGGGGCCCACCTGCCCAAAGGCTCCGGAGCGCCAGTCTCGAGGCGCGAGTGCCAAGAAAG ATGGAGAAGACCAAATAATAGCCAAAATTGTGGAGTTGCTGAAATATTCAGGAGATCAGTTGGAAAGAGAG TTGAGGAGAGACAAGGTTTTGATGAACACTTTCCAGGATGGGCTGACCTACTCCGTCTTCAGGACCATCACAGATCAGTTCCTCAAAGCCGTGGACACCCGAGGAGAATCCGAGGTCAAAGCTCAGGGCTTTAAGGCCGCCCTTGCAATAGACGTCGCCGCCAAGCTCACAGCCGTCGACAACCACCCCATGAACAGGGTGCTGGGCTTCGGGACCAAGTACTTGAAAGAGAACTTCACACCCTGGGTCCAACAGCATGGTGGATGG GAAACAATCCTGGGGGTACCCCGTGAGGAAATCGACTGA